The proteins below are encoded in one region of Sander lucioperca isolate FBNREF2018 chromosome 11, SLUC_FBN_1.2, whole genome shotgun sequence:
- the LOC116038087 gene encoding lysosome-associated membrane glycoprotein 3 isoform X1 — MMLRDHTCLWSLFFLAAVIPEVHLQRNDHSVPPASEFSSEVQIYRPVMHPSESVPPIGTYLVGNSCIKATMGAEYIVTEKKKTWYFNLDPSRVRASGYCDKEAAVLSLTLPDNAASLQFTFKKEENIFYVNKLTVHVSPLPVCQGCANKTYSGLVVVDKLFAAPTGQSFKCKSENLLLMSSELRIKLVPLQVQAFTLPEGQYGKEVECWADFSKRAIPIIVGATVVGLVLIAVLTFLFIRDRRHSQGYDRL, encoded by the exons ATGATGCTAAGGGATCACACATGTCTATGGTCTCTTTTCTTCCTCGCTGCTGTTATTCCAG AGGTCCACCTCCAGAGAAATGACCACTCCGTCCCGCCTGCCTCTGAGTTCTCCTCTGAGGTGCAGATCTACCGGCCGGTGATGCATCCCTCTGAGTCCGTTCCTCCAATAG GGACCTACCTTGTTGGGAATTCCTGTATCAAAGCCACCATGGGAGCAGAGTACATTGTCACTGAAAAGAA GAAGACTTGgtatttcaacctggacccctcCAGAGTCAGAGCCAGTGGTTACTGTGACAAAGAAGCTGCTGTTCTCTCTCTCACGCTGCCAGACAATGCCGCCAGTCTGCAGTTCACCTTCAAAAAG GAAGAGAATATTTTCTACGTCAACAAACTGACTGTTCATGTGTctcctctgcctgtctgccaAGGATGTGCCA ATAAGACTTACTCAGGTTTGGTGGTCGTTGACAAGCTGTTCGCAGCACCTACTGGACAGAGCTTCAAGTGCAAATCTGAGAATCTGCTTTTGATGTCATCGGAGCTGAGGATCAAGCTGGTTCCTCTGCAGGTGCAGGCCTTCACTCTGCCCGAAGGACAGTATGGAAAAG AGGTGGAGTGTTGGGCCGACTTTAGCAAGCGAGCTATCCCCATCATAGTCGGGGCCACAGTAGTGGGTCTCGTTCTGATCGCTGTGCTGACCTTCCTGTTCATCAGAGACCGCCGCCACAGTCAAGGATACGACAGGCTCTGA
- the LOC116038087 gene encoding lysosome-associated membrane glycoprotein 3 isoform X2, translating to MMLRDHTCLWSLFFLAAVIPEVHLQRNDHSVPPASEFSSEVQIYRPVMHPSESVPPIGTYLVGNSCIKATMGAEYIVTEKKTWYFNLDPSRVRASGYCDKEAAVLSLTLPDNAASLQFTFKKEENIFYVNKLTVHVSPLPVCQGCANKTYSGLVVVDKLFAAPTGQSFKCKSENLLLMSSELRIKLVPLQVQAFTLPEGQYGKEVECWADFSKRAIPIIVGATVVGLVLIAVLTFLFIRDRRHSQGYDRL from the exons ATGATGCTAAGGGATCACACATGTCTATGGTCTCTTTTCTTCCTCGCTGCTGTTATTCCAG AGGTCCACCTCCAGAGAAATGACCACTCCGTCCCGCCTGCCTCTGAGTTCTCCTCTGAGGTGCAGATCTACCGGCCGGTGATGCATCCCTCTGAGTCCGTTCCTCCAATAG GGACCTACCTTGTTGGGAATTCCTGTATCAAAGCCACCATGGGAGCAGAGTACATTGTCACTGAAAAGAAG ACTTGgtatttcaacctggacccctcCAGAGTCAGAGCCAGTGGTTACTGTGACAAAGAAGCTGCTGTTCTCTCTCTCACGCTGCCAGACAATGCCGCCAGTCTGCAGTTCACCTTCAAAAAG GAAGAGAATATTTTCTACGTCAACAAACTGACTGTTCATGTGTctcctctgcctgtctgccaAGGATGTGCCA ATAAGACTTACTCAGGTTTGGTGGTCGTTGACAAGCTGTTCGCAGCACCTACTGGACAGAGCTTCAAGTGCAAATCTGAGAATCTGCTTTTGATGTCATCGGAGCTGAGGATCAAGCTGGTTCCTCTGCAGGTGCAGGCCTTCACTCTGCCCGAAGGACAGTATGGAAAAG AGGTGGAGTGTTGGGCCGACTTTAGCAAGCGAGCTATCCCCATCATAGTCGGGGCCACAGTAGTGGGTCTCGTTCTGATCGCTGTGCTGACCTTCCTGTTCATCAGAGACCGCCGCCACAGTCAAGGATACGACAGGCTCTGA
- the kng1 gene encoding kininogen-1 isoform X1: MRSRVGLYVLGLLCLHSSVFGQEVLDVQPGILIFCDDPSVKIAVNSAVSKFNKRLSTGYKLALFQILTASKSKNGSDSVYSLQFTSRRSDCPAGSGKPWTECNYLPNRRKEPISCNATVYMTDHLADTKQVDCLLDDYIIPVRATCLGCPQQIDPYSEDLKVPLSISISKYNSLSNSTHLFALHSVGHATRQVVAGFRFKLRFDMKKTTCPKDEHKDLNDLCVPDEENLEFANCNSTVDVAPWRFEVPQAQIVCEPGIMPTTFITRRRPPGWSPLRNFLYDVQSPAQSPSPTTLPLTKASAKEESSEEDTTVSKPSISPDVAAEPVIDSPFYCPSKPWKPFNEANPAMPAAPTKAATEEAATLPSADWTFSDSDLAA; encoded by the exons ATGAGGAGCAGAGTGGGGCTGTATGTGCTGGGCCTGCTGTGCCTCCACAGCTCAGTCTTTGGACAG GAGGTGTTGGACGTCCAGCCCGGCATCCTGATCTTCTGTGACGACCCATCTGTGAAGATAGCCGTCAACAGCGCTGTGAGCAAGTTCAACAAGAGGCTGAGCACTGGATACAAGCTGGCCCTCTTCCAGATACTTACAGCCAGCAAG TCAAAGAATGGCTCAGACTCGGTGTACTCACTGCAGTTCACCAGCAGGAGGAGTGACTGTCCAGCTGGGAGCGGCAAACCCTGGACAGAATGCAACTATCTGCCTAATAGACGCAAG GAGCCAATTTCATGCAATGCCACAGTCTACATGACAGACCACTTAGCAGACACTAAACAGGTGGATTGCCTGCTCG ACGATTACATTATTCCAGTGAGAGCTACCTGTTTGGGCTGTCCTCAGCAGATTGATCCCTACTCAGAGGACCTTAAGGTTCCTCTTTCCATCTCCATCTCCAAGTATAACTCCTTGTCCAACTCTACTCACCTGTTCGCCCTGCACAGTGTCGGCCACGCCACCAGACAG GTGGTCGCAGGCTTCAGATTCAAGCTGAGGTTTGATATGAAGAAGACCACCTGCCCCAAGGACGAACACAAAGACCTCAACGATCTGTGTGTCCCAGATGAAGAGAATTTG GAGTTTGCTAACTGTAACTCTACAGTGGATGTAGCACCATGGAGATTTGAGGTCCCACAGGCACAGATAGTATGTGAACCAGGGATAATGCCTACCACG TTTATCACCAGGCGCCGCCCTCCTGGCTGGTCTCCACTCAGGAACTTTCTATATGATGTTCAATCTCCAGCTCAATCTCCATCTCCAACCACACTACCCCTGACTAAGGCTTCAGCCAAAGAAGAATCTTCTGAGGAGGACACCACAGTCTCCAAACCTTCCATCTCCCCTGACGTGGCCGCAGAACCTGTGATTGACAGCCCCTTCTACTGCCCGTCCAAGCCTTGGAAACCTTTCAATGAGGCCAATCCTGCGATGCCTGCAGCTCCTACGAAGGCTGCCACAGAGGAGGCCGCCACTCTGCCCTCAGCAGACTGGACCTTCAGTGATTCAGACCTGGCGGCATAA
- the kng1 gene encoding kininogen-1 isoform X2, which produces MRSRVGLYVLGLLCLHSSVFGQVLDVQPGILIFCDDPSVKIAVNSAVSKFNKRLSTGYKLALFQILTASKSKNGSDSVYSLQFTSRRSDCPAGSGKPWTECNYLPNRRKEPISCNATVYMTDHLADTKQVDCLLDDYIIPVRATCLGCPQQIDPYSEDLKVPLSISISKYNSLSNSTHLFALHSVGHATRQVVAGFRFKLRFDMKKTTCPKDEHKDLNDLCVPDEENLEFANCNSTVDVAPWRFEVPQAQIVCEPGIMPTTFITRRRPPGWSPLRNFLYDVQSPAQSPSPTTLPLTKASAKEESSEEDTTVSKPSISPDVAAEPVIDSPFYCPSKPWKPFNEANPAMPAAPTKAATEEAATLPSADWTFSDSDLAA; this is translated from the exons ATGAGGAGCAGAGTGGGGCTGTATGTGCTGGGCCTGCTGTGCCTCCACAGCTCAGTCTTTGGACAG GTGTTGGACGTCCAGCCCGGCATCCTGATCTTCTGTGACGACCCATCTGTGAAGATAGCCGTCAACAGCGCTGTGAGCAAGTTCAACAAGAGGCTGAGCACTGGATACAAGCTGGCCCTCTTCCAGATACTTACAGCCAGCAAG TCAAAGAATGGCTCAGACTCGGTGTACTCACTGCAGTTCACCAGCAGGAGGAGTGACTGTCCAGCTGGGAGCGGCAAACCCTGGACAGAATGCAACTATCTGCCTAATAGACGCAAG GAGCCAATTTCATGCAATGCCACAGTCTACATGACAGACCACTTAGCAGACACTAAACAGGTGGATTGCCTGCTCG ACGATTACATTATTCCAGTGAGAGCTACCTGTTTGGGCTGTCCTCAGCAGATTGATCCCTACTCAGAGGACCTTAAGGTTCCTCTTTCCATCTCCATCTCCAAGTATAACTCCTTGTCCAACTCTACTCACCTGTTCGCCCTGCACAGTGTCGGCCACGCCACCAGACAG GTGGTCGCAGGCTTCAGATTCAAGCTGAGGTTTGATATGAAGAAGACCACCTGCCCCAAGGACGAACACAAAGACCTCAACGATCTGTGTGTCCCAGATGAAGAGAATTTG GAGTTTGCTAACTGTAACTCTACAGTGGATGTAGCACCATGGAGATTTGAGGTCCCACAGGCACAGATAGTATGTGAACCAGGGATAATGCCTACCACG TTTATCACCAGGCGCCGCCCTCCTGGCTGGTCTCCACTCAGGAACTTTCTATATGATGTTCAATCTCCAGCTCAATCTCCATCTCCAACCACACTACCCCTGACTAAGGCTTCAGCCAAAGAAGAATCTTCTGAGGAGGACACCACAGTCTCCAAACCTTCCATCTCCCCTGACGTGGCCGCAGAACCTGTGATTGACAGCCCCTTCTACTGCCCGTCCAAGCCTTGGAAACCTTTCAATGAGGCCAATCCTGCGATGCCTGCAGCTCCTACGAAGGCTGCCACAGAGGAGGCCGCCACTCTGCCCTCAGCAGACTGGACCTTCAGTGATTCAGACCTGGCGGCATAA